In one window of Pristiophorus japonicus isolate sPriJap1 chromosome 9, sPriJap1.hap1, whole genome shotgun sequence DNA:
- the LOC139272744 gene encoding zinc finger protein 432-like codes for MRFNYPSDLEVHWRSHTGERPFTCSECGKGFTQSSHLQTHQRVHTGERPFTCSECGKGFNYPSDLEVHQRSHTGERPFICSECGKGFTVSSRLLTHQRVHTGERPFTCSECGKRFNRSSHLLTHQRVHTGERPFTCSECGKGFTRSSHLLTHQRVHTGERPFTCSECGKGFTTSYNLLIHQRIHTGERPFTCSECGKGFTRSSTLLTHQQVHTGERPLTCSECGKGFTTSSHLLIHQRVHTGEWPFTCSECGKGFTRSSCLLRHQRVHTGERPFACTVCGKRFTISSNLLKHQRAHK; via the coding sequence atgagATTTAATTACCcgtctgatctggaagttcattggcgcagtcacaccggggagaggccgttcacctgctcagagtgtgggaagggattcactcagtcatcccacctgcagacgcaccagcgagttcacactggggagaggccgttcacctgctcggagtgtgggaagggatttaattacccgtctgatctggaagttcatcagcgcagtcacaccggggagaggccgttcatctgctctgagtgtgggaagggattcactgtgtcatcccgcctgctgacacaccagcgagttcacactggggagaggccgttcacctgctctgagtgtgggaagcgattcaatcGGTCATCccaccttctaactcaccagcgagttcacactggggagaggccattcacctgctctgagtgtgggaaaggattcactcggtcatcccaccttctgactcaccagcgagttcacactggggagaggccgttcacctgctccgaatgtgggaagggattcactacctcatacaacctgctgatacaccagcgaattcacactggggagaggccgttcacctgctccgagtgtgggaagggattcactcggtcatccaccctgctgacacaccagcaagttcacactggggagagaccattgacctgctccgagtgtgggaagggattcactacgtcatcccaccttctgatacaccagcgagttcacactggggagtggccattcacctgttccgagtgtgggaagggatttactcggtcatcctgcttgctgagacaccagcgagttcacactggggagaggccgttcgcctgcactgtgtgtgggaagagattcactatctcatccaacctgctgaaacaccagcgagctcacaagtga